A window of Kribbella voronezhensis genomic DNA:
GTGATGTGGGCGCGCGGGGTGTTCGCAGTCCAGCGGTAGCGAGTCAGGACGACGTTGTCGATGCCGTAGCTGGACAGGAACAGCGAGGCGGCCCCACCCGCCGGGCCACTTCCGATGATCAGGACATCGGTCTCGAATCCTTCGGTCATAGCGCGTGAGTCTCCTCGGTGGTGGCGACCACGAGGTCGTACCGGACCGTGCTGAAAGGCTGCTGGAGCTCACGGCCGTCCGGAGCGGTCCCGGCCGGATGCTCGGTGAACTCGGCGATCAGCGAGTCCTTCACGCCGAACACGGCGTCGTCGTGCAGATGCTCGTCCCCGGCCGCGAACACATGTGTGATCAGCCGGGAGAACCCAGGCGCGGTCACCATGAAGTGGATGTGCGCAGGCCGCATCGGTCCGCGACCGCCGGCCCGGAGCAACTCGCCGACGGGTCCGTCGTCGGGGATCGGGTAGGCGACCGGGCGGACCGCCCAGAACGAATAGTTGCCCGCGGCATCCGTTGTCAGATGCCCACGGTTCTGCGGGCCGTCGGTGTCCTTCTGTACGTCGTAGAAGCCGTCTTCGTCGGCCTGCCAGGTCTCCACCAGTGCACCCGCGATCGGCCGGCCCTCGGTGTCCAGGACCCGCCCGCTCACCAGGCACGGCTGTCCGGGAGCCCCGTTGGACAAATCGCCGCCGAGTTCGATCTCCGGCGATCCCTCGACGAAGAAGGGCCCGAAGACGGTCGACTCGGTGACGCCCGGCGGAGTCCGGTTGGCGAGTCCGACGGTCAGCATCGACAGGCCCAGCACGTCGGACAGCAGGACGAATTCCTGCCGGGTGCCGGTCGACTTGTGTCCGGTTCGGGTGAGGAAGTCGATGCCCTTGAACCATTCCTCCTCGGTCAGATCGACTTCCCGGGCGAACGCGTGCAGGTGCCGGACCAGCGCGCCCATCACGACCTTGGTGCGGTCATCGGGGCTGCCGTCGAAGCTCGCCACCACCGCGTCGGTCAGGTCTTTGCCTTCCAGGTCCATCCAGTTGCTCCTCATGCCTCGATGACCATCGCGAGGCCTTGGCCGACGCCGATGCACAGCGTCGCCAGGCCGTAGCCGCCACCACGCCGGCGCAACTCGTGCGCGAGCGTGGTCAGAATCCTGGTACCGGAGCTGCCGAGGGGATGCCCCAGCGCGATCGCTCCGCCGTTCACGTTCACCTTCTCGCGGTCCAGCTCGGGCCATTCCCCCAAGCAGGCAAGGCTTTGCGCCGCATACGCCTCGTTGAGTTCGACGAGCGTCAGGTCGTCCCAGCCGATCCCGGCCTTGGCCAGTGCCTTGCGCGACGCCTCGACCGGACCGATCCCGAAGTACTGGGGTTCGACCCCGTGCACCGCCCGGCTGACGATCCGCGCCAGCGGCGCGATCCCGAGCCCCTGCGCTGTCGCCTCATCGGCAATCAGTACTGCGGAAGCTCCGTCGTTCAGTGTCGACGAGTTTCCGGCCGTCACCGTGCCGCCCTCTTTGAAGGCCGGCCTGAGCTTCGCCATCACCTCAGGGGTGCCGCCGTCGCGGATCGACTCGTCCCGTTCCAGGGCGCCGGCTCCTCGGGGGAGGATGGGCGCCAGGTGCTCCCACGGAACGACCTCGTCCTCGAATCTGCCGGCTGCCCAAGCCTTTCCGGCCTTCTCGTGGCTCTCCAGCGCGAAGAGGTCCTGCGCCTCGCGCTCGACGTGATAGCGCTCGGCCAGTAGTTCGGTCGCCTCGCCGAGGGAGATCGTCCACTCCGTCGGCATCCGCGGGTTGATCAGTCGCCAGCCGAGTGAGGTCGACTCCGCGGTGACGCTTCCGTGCGGGAACGCCCTGTCCGGCTTGGGTAGGACCCACGGTGCCCGGCTCATCGACTCCACGCCGCCGGCGATCACCAGCTTCGCGTCGCCGGTCTCGATCGCGCGGGCCGCCTGGATCGCTGCCTCCAGTCCGGAGCCGCAGAGCCGGTTGACCGTCGTACCGGGAGTGCTCGTCGGGAAGCCGGCCAGCAGGGCCGCCATCCGGGCGACATCGCGATTCTCTTCACCGGCGCCGTTGGCGTTGCCGAGGAAGATGTCCTCGACCGTCGCAGGGTCGAGCCCGGGGTTGCGGAGGAGGAGCTCCTGCAACGTCACGGCCGCCAGGTCGTCCGGCCGCCCCCCGGACAACGCGCCCCCAAGCTTCCCGACAGGCGTCCGCACGGCGTCCAGCAGGTAGGCGGATTTCATCGGGTGCCTCCTTCAGGTCTGGTACCCGACCAAGCGCGCAGGAGGATGTCGGTGATGACCTTCTTGTCCTCCTCGGGATGGGCTGCCGCGAACCTGTCGGCTGCGTCGCGAGCCTGGTCCTCGGTCAATCCGAGCTCTTTCAGGCTGGTCGGCACCCGCGCCTCGGTGAACAGGTCGAAGAGTCCAGCGGCCAGGTCCTCGGCCTTGAGTGCGGCTTCGAGTCTTTGCTTCGCCCGTCCGATCGCCTTGTGTCGCGCGACCTGCGGAAGGACAGCGGCATGCGTCTCGGCGTGGGGCAGGTTGTAGGCGCCCCCGAGCAGGTGGCAGAGCTTGTGGTGGATCCCGGTCCCCGCACTAGCCAAAGCCGAGCCGGCCAGCGAGGCGCCGTACAGAAGGTTGCTGCGGGCATCTAAATCCGTCGGCATGGTGAGGACGGCTTGCAGGCCTTCGCGGAGAGCCCGGACTCCTTCTACCGCGGTGACTTCGGTGATCGGGTCGGCCTTGGCAGTCCAGGTCGCTTCGACACAGTGGGCCAACGCGTTGGCGACGCTGGCAGCGGTGATGTCGAGGGGGAGTCGCCGACTCAGCAACGGATCGTAGACAACGGTCTTCGGCAGTACTGCGAGGTCGGTGCCCGTCGTCTTGTCGCCGTCTGCCGTCTCGCCCCACACCGGTGTCATCTCAGAACCGGCGTAGGTGGTCGGGATCGCGATGATCGGCAGCTGGGAGGTCAGCGCGATCGCCTTCGCCAGGCCGATCGCCGAACCGCCGCCGATCGCGATGATGCCCGTTGCATCAACCTCTCTGGCTTTGGCGCGAGCAGCCTCCGCTCGCTCCGCCGGGACGTGCTGCTTCACTCCGTCGATGCGGCCGGCGAACCGGTCCTGCAATGCAAGTTCGAGCAGATCCGCCTCGTTGCGCACCGATTTCGTGGCGATCAACAGCACTTTGGCGATCTTGAGCAGGTCCACCTCGTTCGGGACATTGTCCAACGCGCCAGGGCCGAGCACGATCCGGCTCGGCAGTCCGACGTGTACGAAGGGCTCAGGCATCGGCGGTCTCCCGGTTGCGGAGGCTGCGCAGGGCGGCCAGTTCGGTCTCGGTCGGGGGAGGGACGTCTTGGATGCCGTCGGCAACCTTCAGCTGCCAGCCGGTCGCTTCGCGAGCAGCCTCGACGGTCACGCCTTGATGCAGGCGCGTCATCGTCAACTCGTTGGTCTCCGGATCCGGCTCCAGTACGCCGTAATCGGTGATCACCAAGGTCGGCCCAGCACCCCTCGGCCCGTCACCCGTTAGCCCGGCACCCGTTAGCCCAGCACCCATCGGCCCGGCGCCCGTTAGCCCGGTACCCATCGGCCCGGCGCCCGTTGGCCCGGTACCCATCGGCCCGGCGCCCGTTGGCCCGGCACCCATCGGCCCGGCGCCCATCGGACTGGCGGCGGTTGGCCCGGTGCCGGCTGGACCGGCGATCCGGTCATCGCCGTTGGGGGTGCGACGCTCTCGGCCGGTCGGGCCGTAGCCGACCGAGGAGACGAAGTCGACCTGTTCGACGAACGTCCGTGGCGACTGCTTCACGATCACGATCACCCGGCCCGCCGCGGCCGCTATCTCCGGCGCGCCACCCGCACCGGGCAGCCTGGTGGTCGGATGGGCGTGGCTTCCGATGACGGTCGTGTTGATGTTGCCGAACCGGTCGATCTGCGCGGCCCCCAGGAACCCGACGTCGATCCGCCCGGCGCCCACCCAGAAATTGAACATCTCGGGGACGGACACCACCGCGATCGCGGTCGCGGCCAGATCGTCGTCCCCGATCGACAGCGGCAGCCGCCTGGGCTTCGCGTCGATCGCGCCCGACTCGTAGACCAGCCGGCAGTTCGGCGCGTGTGTCCGCCGGGCCAGATTCGCCGCCAGGTTGGGTGGTCCGACCCCGACCAGACAGACGTCGCCGTTCTTCAGCTCACGTGCCGCGGCGACATTCATCATGTCGGCGCTGTCCCAGTCAGACATGCGTGTCCTCTTTCCCCGCGGGAAGCCCGTTGGCGGCAGCCCAGTCCAGGAAGGCCTCGCGATCGCGGGAGATCTTGTCCCACTCCAGATAGAAGTCGTTGTCGCGCACCGAGTAGCCGGCCGCATACGAAGGCCAGGCGCCGTTCGGTACCACGCAAACAGCTGCCAGCACCCAGTTCGGCAGAATCACCGCGCCGGTGTGCTCTGGGAAGTTGTCGACCACTTCCTCCACCGTGACGATCGCGCGCTTGGCCGCCAACGCCGCTTCTCGCTGCACGCCGGTGATACCCCAGAGCATCACGTTGCCATCGCGGTCCGCGAGCTGTGCGTGGATCACCGTGACGTCCGGGTTCACAGCGCGTACGGCGGCCAGCTCCTCTCCGGTGAACGGGCAGGTGACCCGGGAGATGATGTCGCGCTGCTCCTCGAGATCCGTGCCGCGGTAGCCGCGCAGTACGGCGAAGGGCAGGCGGGCGGCTCCGGCGGAGTACGCATTGGCGAGCCCTGCGTGGCTGTGCTCCTGTACTGCGAGTCGGTGCGGCCAGTGGTTCTCCACCGCGTCGCGAAGCCGGTGGAGCGAGCCGACGCCCGGGTTGCCGCCGTAGGAGAACACCAGCTTGTCAGCGACGCCCAGACCGATCAGCTGGTCGTACACCAGGTCCGGCGTCATCCGCACCAGGGTCAGCTGCCGCCGCCCCTGCCGCGCGATCTCGTGGGCTGCGGCGAACGGGATCAGGTGCGTGAAGCCTTCGAGCGCGACGGTGTCGCCGTCGTGCACGTGCTCGGCAATGGCATCAGCCAGCGGAACTGTCATAGCTGGACGCGGCTCCCTGTTCTCGGTTACCGTCTGAGTAGATTTCGCTCAGCGAAAAGTTTTTCTTTCAACGAAAAGAGCGTAGCTGATGGCTGCTGAGGCGTCTATGGGGACTTTCCTGCAGGGGCTCGAGCGTGGGCTGGCGGTGATCCGGGCGTTCTCGGCGGATGCGCCGTCGCTGACGCTGAGCGAAGTGGCCAGAGATGTGGGCATCACTCCGGCCACTGCCCGGCGGATCTTGCTGACGCTGGAAGAGCTCGGCTATGTGCGCAGCGACGGGCGGCGGTTCTCGCTGACGCCGCGGGTGCTGGCGCTGGGCTGGGCGTACCTGTCATCCCTGGACCTCGGCGACATCGCCGGCCCGTTCATGGAGGAGCTGAGCGCCAAGACGCGGGAGTCGTGCTCGATAGCGACGCTGGACCTGCCCGACATCGTCTACGTCGCCCGGGTGCCCACCAGCCGGATCATGACGGTCGCGCTGGGCGTGGGGGCGCGCCTCCCGGCGTACGCGACTTCTATGGGGCGAGTGCTGCTCGCGGGGCTGCCGGAGGAGGAGCTGTCCGCGTACCTGGAGTCACTGGAGGCTGAGGCGCATACGGAGCACACGGTGACGTCGGCAGACGAGCTGCGGGAGGTGGTGGCCCGCGCCGGGGTCGACGGGTATGCGCTGGTGGATCAGGAGCTGGAGCTGGGACTGCGGTCGATCGCAGTACCGATCAGAGACTCCCGTGGCCGACCGGTGGCCGCACTGAACGTCTCGGCCCACGCATCCCGAACGTCACGAGCAGCCCTCCGTTCCGACGTACTGCACCCTCTACAGGAGTGCGCGGAAAGCATCAGCACCGCGCTACGCCGCCGCGGCCGGATCTGACCGCAGCGACGCGTGCCGACGTCAGTCGGTCTGGGTGACCTTGCGGAGGCCGCGGGGGGCGTCGGGGTCGAGGCCGAGCTTGCGGGCCAGGGCCTCGATGGCGCGTTGGGCGGGGATCACCAGGGCGAGCGGGGACAGCGTCTCCGGCAGGTCCGGGCCGGGTAGGTTCACGTCGCAGCGGGAGGCGAAGGTCGCGTCGCCGCCGATACCGAGGATCTTGCTGCCCTTCTCGCGCACGATCGCGGCCAGCTCGGTCATCCCTGGCAGTGCGGGCCCGTCGGCGGCCGCGACGAGGATGGTGACCAGGTCCGCGTCGACGACGGCGATCGGGCCGTGCTTGAGGTCGGCGTACGAGAGTCCGCGGACCGGCTGCAGGCAGGTCTCCTCGAGCTTGAGGGCCACCTCGAGCGTCGTACCGAAGGTGAGGCCGCGACCGCTGGACAGTACGTCGTGCGCACCGGCGAGCAGGTCGGCGGCGGCCTCGACCGAGCCCTCGAGCATCTTCGCGGCTGCGTCCGGAACCCGGGCGATGTCGGCGTCGAGCGTGCCCGGCTTCTGCGCCAGCGCGTCGACGGCGACAGTGATCGCGGCCAGCTGCGTGGTGTAGGTCTTGGTCGCCGGGACCGCGAGTTCCTTGCCGGCCTGGGTGATCAGCGCGACGTCGGCGGTCGAGGCCAGCGGGCTGTCGCCGTCGTTGGTGATGCCGACGACGGCCGCGCCGTTGCGCTTGGCCCACTCGGCCGTGTCGACGATCTCCTGGGTGGCACCGGACTGGCTGACCGCGACGACCAGGGAGTTCGACAGGTCGAGGTTGGCGCCGTACAGGGTGGCGACCGACGGTGCCGCCAGGGACGCCTGCCGGCCGGCGTGGATCTCGGTCAGGTAGCGCCCGTAGACGCCCGCGTTGTCGGACGATCCGCGGGCCACGAAGATCACGTTCCGGCGCCCCGCGGCCAGCCGGGTGACGTCGTGGCGCAACGGCAGCAGAGAATCGAAGGTCGCGGCCAGCGCCGCGGGCTGTTCGGCGATCTCGCGGGCCATCTGGGTTGCCGGGGCGGGGACGGGCGTTGACACCACAACGATCACTGGTCCTATCTGGTCTTAACAGGTATGATGCGCACGATAGCAGTGCGCGGCGTACCGGGGCACCCCCTGTGTGGCCGCCCAGGTCTGGAGGATCGAGATTCGATGGTGGCTACCAAGCGGGCCCAGGTCCGATCGGTGCTCGAACGGCTGATCGACGTCGAGCTGCACCCGGGTGACCCGATCCCCTCCGAGCGTGCCCTGGTGGACAAACTGAACGTCTCCCGGGTCACCGTCCGGCAGGCGATCAGTGACCTGGTCGAGTCCGGCGCGCTGGAGCGCGTGCACGGCAAGGGCACCTTCGTCACCGGTCCTCAGGTCGACTCGCAGCTGCACCTCACCTCGTTCTCCCGGGAGATGCGGGCCCGCGGGCTCGAGCCGGGCACGGTGGTGCTGTCGGCGACCGAGATCGAGGCCTCCGACGAGACGGCCAAGGGCCTGCGCGTTCCGAAGGGCACCAAGGTGATCCGGGTCGAGCGGCTGCGCACCGCCGACGCCTCGCCGATGGCGTACGAGATCGGCTACTACCCGTCCGCGCTCTTCCCCGGCCTGCTCGGCCGCGAGCTCGGCACCCTGTACGACGTCTTCGCCAGCGAGTACGACGTCGTCGTCACCTCGGGTGAGCAGACCGTCCGGGCGGACAACGCCGACGGTCATGTCGCCCGGGTCCTCGGTGTGGCCAGGCGGGCACCCCTGCTGGTCCTCGAGCGCACCACCTTCGCCGGCCGTAAGGTCGTCGAACTGTCCTGGTCGGCCTACCGGGCCGACCGTTATCGCCTGCACATGGCCCTGACACCGCGTGGCCCGCGGACCGGATCGGCCTGATTCCCCGGTGCCGGTGACGCAACAGAGCCGACCCGGCGCCGCAACGAACTGGATCAGTCCTCTTCATGAACTGGTCTCTCAGCCAGCTGTTCGCTCCCCGGCTACCTGGCCGGCCCGGCAAGGAGGCCGCCGCGTACGACGACGTACGCGACGGTGATACTGGAGCTCGACCCACACGTTCTTTTGCTGTGAGGAGTACCGCGAGACATGCCTATTGCCACCCCTGAGGTCTACGCCGAGATGCTGGACAAGGCCAAGCAGAACAGCTTCGCCTACCCGGCCATCAACGTCAGCTCGTCGCAGACGCTGACCGCCGCGATCCGCGGTTTCGCCGAGGCGGGCTCGGACGGCATCGTCCAGGTCTCCACCGGCGGCGCGGAGTACCTGTCCGGCTCGACCGTGAAGAACATGGTCACCGGTTCGGTCGCGCTGGCGGCGTACGCGCACGAGGTCGCGAAGAACTACAACGTGAACATCGCGCTGCACACCGACCACTGCCCCAAGGACAAGCTGGACGGCTTCGTCCGGCCGCTGCTGGAGATCTCCGCCGAGCGGGTCGCCCGCGGCGAGAACCCGCTGTTCCAGTCGCACATGTGGGACGGTTCCGCGGTGCCGCTGGAGGAGAACCTCGAGATCGCCAAGGAGCTGCTGGCCAAGGCCGCCGCGGCCAAGATCGTGCTCGAGATCGAGGTGGGCGTCGTCGGTGGTGAGGAGGACGGCGTCGCGAACGAGATCAACGAGAAGCTCTACACCACCGTCGAGGACGGCCTGGCCACGGTCGAGGCGCTCGGCACCGGCGAGCACGGCCGCTACCTGACCGCGCTGACCTTCGGCAACGTGCACGGCGTCTACAAGCCGGGCTCGGTGAAGCTGCGGCCGGAGATCCTCAAGCAGATCCAGGACCAGGTCGGCGCCAAGGTCGGCAAGGAGCGTCCGTTCGACCTCGTCTTCCACGGTGGCTCCGGCTCGACGCTGGAAGAGATCCGGGCAGCGGTCGACCACGGCGTGATCAAGATGAACGTCGACACCGACACGCAGTACGCGTTCTCTCGTCCGGTCGCCGGGCACATGTTCACCAACTACGACGGTGTGCTGAAGATCGACGGCGAGGTCGGCAACAAGAAGGCCTACGACCCGCGCGCCTGGGGCAAGGCCGCCGAGGCGGGCATGGCCAAGCGCGTAGCCGAGGCCTGCGAGAACCTCCGCTCCACCGGCACCTCCCTCCTCGCCTGACCCACCCCACCCGGCAGCCTCGTCCACCTACTCATCGGTGGACGGGCTGCCTGTAACGCAGCACCCGCGCGAACTCAGCACCTGCGCGAGCAGAATCTCAGCCGCTCGCGGTTACAACGGCTCCATCGAGAGTGCCCGTCACCTTGTGTGGCGGGCACTTTGTTGCCCGCGCAGGTCGCGGTGCCCTCACCCGCTTGGGAGCGACGGGTGGCGAGCGCTGGGGCCTGTGGGTTGGGTGTGGGTCGGGTGCGGAGCGCCGGCAGAGAAGGGGTCGCTCTCCTATCGTCAGGGCATGGCGTCTTTGAAGTCTGCTGTCTGGATTCCGTTGTTCGACGAATTGGCCGATGCGCGCGTGGTCGCCGAGTTGGCCGCGAGTGCTGAGGAAGCGGGGTGGGACGGGCTGTTCGTGTGGGACCACGTGCGCTGGCGGGAGCCGGTGCGCGCGGTCGCCGACCCGTGGGTCGCGCTCACCGCCGCCGCGATGGCGACCGAGACCTTGCGGCTCGGGCCGATGGTGACGCCACTGGCGCGGCGGCGACCTGCCGTCGTCGGCCGGCAGACCGCGACCCTCGACGTACTGAGTGGAGGGCGGCTGACCCTCGGCGTCGGCATCGGCAGTGACCGGTTCGGTGCGGAGTTCAGCCGCTTCGGCGACGAGGTCGACGACCGCAAACGCGCCGAACTGACCGATGAGTCCCTCAGCATCCTGCAGGCGGCGTGGTCGGGGGAGACCGTCCGTCATCGCACCGACAACTACATCGTCGACGACGTCGAGTTCCTGCCCAGGCCGGCGCAGGACGGCGGGGTGCCGATCTGGATCGCGGGCTTCCCGGGGAAGGTCCGGCCCCGGCGCCGGGCGGCGCGGTACGACGGGTTCTTCCCGGTCAACCTCACGCAACCGGATCAACTCGCAGAGGCGGTGGAAGGCGTTCAAGAGTTTCGTGAGGACCGCACCGCGCCGTACGACGTGGTGGTCGCGCTGCCGCCGGGCACGGACCCGCGGCCCTTTGCTGCCGAGGGCGCGACCTGGTGTCTGACCGAGTTCGACCAAGACAACATCCGTCGCTCGGAGGTCGCGGCAGTAGTTGCCGACGGCCCCTTCTCCGGAGAGCGCCAGTCGGTTGCGGGCCGGCATGAGGTGACACCTGCGGATATCTAGAGTTGCCAGATGGGTGTCCGGCGAGCGACCGCCTGCGGTGTGGGTGGAACGATCCTGCTCCTGCTCTGGGGCGAATACGAACACTGGCGCGCCTCTCATCGCCGCCTGCGCTCCGCCGATGTCGGAGTGGCTGGGTCTGGCCGCGGGGTCGAGGCTGTTGTGGTGTTGGGGTTTCGGAATGCTGGGGCGCGGATCAATGCGGTGAATCGGTGGCGGGTGCGGGTGGGTCTTCGGTCTCAGCGGGCGGATGGACCGACTCGGCTGGTGGTGTGCGGAGGGCCGATCGGCGGCGCAGTATCCGAGGCTGAGTTGATGGCTTGTTATGCGAGAGAAGTACGCGGTTACCAGGGCGAGCTTGCGCTGGACACGACCAGCCGGAGCACCTGGGAGAACGTTCAGAACGCGATCCCGTTGATCGAGGACGCGACCCGGATCAAGATCGTCTCTCATTCCCTCCATGCCGAGAAGGCGCGCGCCTACCTGCGCCGACTGCGCCCCGACCTGGCCGACCGCGTGGTCCGCGGCGATGACTACCGCTTCGGCGAATGGATCCTTGCCAAGCCATTCCTCGCTGCCCTCGGCAAACGCAACCTCTCCTCCGTCGACCGCGCTCAGTTGAACGGCGGGATCGTCAGGCCTACGGCTGTCAGCTTGGGAGATCCTCTTGAGTCGGAGTGACGAGTCGGCCGGGCCAGTGTCTGCGGACGCCTGGCTTCCGGCGGGTGGGGTCGAAGAGGCGGATGCCGGTACGGCGGGTGGCTCGGGTGAAGGTGGTGCGGATGCGGTCCACGACCTCGGCGGGATTGTCGAGGTCGGGCCAGGAGATCCAGCAGTACTCGAGGGGCTCGGGGTAGGACTCGTAGTCGGGAGGGCCCGGTTCGTGGGCTGAGGTCGCATGGTCGGTCAGCTCCTCGGTGTCGTCATCGGAAACGCAACAGGGAAAGGGAAAACGGGGCTCGAACTCGATCACCGTCCGCTCGTCCGGAAACCAGAGGGCAGCGGTCTCCCCACCTTCGCCGACGGACGAGGACTCGGTGAGCGAGGGATCGGCGGCCGACGGGTCGAGTGGCGGTGGACAAGACAACGGCGCCGGCAGTCCCGCCTCGGACAGGATGAGGCGTAGCCGAGACTCGGCCACCGAGGCAGACTCCGTCCCGGCGAGCTCGATCACCCGATGGGCTCGCTGAAAGCCCCGCACCAACTGGGTTGTCGCGCGCCGCAGACCAACAGGACTCGCCAACCCGGCGTACAGGGCGGCTTCGGCCAGGGCGACGGCGGGTGCTCGATCGGCGACGGCGGCGACCTCGGCGACGGCTCGGGCCGGCGATGCCATGCGCAACTTGTTCCAGGTCAGGACCTGTGGGCCGACCGGGTCACGAACGTGCCGGTGCACGCCGCCCGCGTGACGGCCCGGCCGGCCGTCGCGTGCGGTCACGTGGACCCGGCTGAGGTCGAGACCCCAGGTGGGGAGGCCGTGCAGGGCCGCGGCCGACTGGTGGCTGGCGGTCAGCCCGGCCTCGCCGTACCGGAGGAGGCGGTAGGCCCGTCGGAGGTGGACCATTCGCTCGTCCACCACGGTGAGCACCTGGTACGGCGCGTAGGTGCCCGGCCGGATCCGGCGCCAGTTGCCGGTCTCCAGCAGGGAGTCGATGTCCGGGTCGGGGTAGCCACACGCGCGCGCATCGGCACGGGTGAACACCCCGCCACGGATGAGGGTCATCACGCTGAGTTGTGGGTTCACACCGGAGAAGATGCAGCGATCGGCCCCGGATCGTCGCCGCTACTTCAAAGCTGTGGACAAGAGGGCATGAAAAAAGCCCGTCATGTCTGTATGACGAGCTCGGCGCGGGTCGGTACCCAAGGTTGCCAGAGGAGCGGCATGTTGGCCTCGGACGGGGTCCGGTTGCCTTTGCGCTCGTTGCACGAGGCATGGGCGGCCACTGCGTTCAGCCATTCGGTCCGGCCACCCCTGGATCTGGGTTGGACATGATCCATGGTGTCGGCGTTGTCCAGGCCGCAATAGGCACAGCGGAACCTGTCCCGCCTCAGTACGCCGTGCTTGCTGTACTTCATCCGGCCGGCCGCATACCGCCAATGGGTGACCACGTACCGGACCAGGCGGAGCACGCGAGGCACTGGAAAGGGGCCGATGGTCCGTTCGCCGTGCGCCTCTTCGACCACCGCGACCTCGCGGACCAGCATCCGGATGGCGTGCTGGATCGACACGGTGTGCAGCGGCTCGTAAGACGCGTTCAGGACGATGACACTCATCCGATGCCTCCCTTCCGGCCGTAGCTGGGAACCACGGCGGTCTCGACGCAGGGTCTCAAGCATCCGTGGCCGTCCGGTGAACGGTCAACGGATTTCGCCAGACGGTCACATGCCGCATCGGCTGCGTGATCGGCGAAGATGTGCCTATGGAATTGAACAATCTGCTCTCAGGTCCACCCGAGACACTACTCCCCGTAGACCCGGCCGCGGCGGAACTCGCCGCCGGGGCCGCTGCGGTGGACATCGCCGCCAAGTTCCCGACCTCTTCGCTGGCCTGGTCGGTGCTGGCCGAGGCGGCGTTCGAGGACGGCCGCACCATCGAGGCGTATGCCTACGCACGCACCGGCTACCACCGTGGCCTCGACCTGCTCCGGCGCAACGGCTGGAAGGGTCACGGGCCGGTCCCCTGGGAGCACGAGC
This region includes:
- a CDS encoding intradiol ring-cleavage dioxygenase gives rise to the protein MRSNWMDLEGKDLTDAVVASFDGSPDDRTKVVMGALVRHLHAFAREVDLTEEEWFKGIDFLTRTGHKSTGTRQEFVLLSDVLGLSMLTVGLANRTPPGVTESTVFGPFFVEGSPEIELGGDLSNGAPGQPCLVSGRVLDTEGRPIAGALVETWQADEDGFYDVQKDTDGPQNRGHLTTDAAGNYSFWAVRPVAYPIPDDGPVGELLRAGGRGPMRPAHIHFMVTAPGFSRLITHVFAAGDEHLHDDAVFGVKDSLIAEFTEHPAGTAPDGRELQQPFSTVRYDLVVATTEETHAL
- a CDS encoding thiolase family protein, producing MKSAYLLDAVRTPVGKLGGALSGGRPDDLAAVTLQELLLRNPGLDPATVEDIFLGNANGAGEENRDVARMAALLAGFPTSTPGTTVNRLCGSGLEAAIQAARAIETGDAKLVIAGGVESMSRAPWVLPKPDRAFPHGSVTAESTSLGWRLINPRMPTEWTISLGEATELLAERYHVEREAQDLFALESHEKAGKAWAAGRFEDEVVPWEHLAPILPRGAGALERDESIRDGGTPEVMAKLRPAFKEGGTVTAGNSSTLNDGASAVLIADEATAQGLGIAPLARIVSRAVHGVEPQYFGIGPVEASRKALAKAGIGWDDLTLVELNEAYAAQSLACLGEWPELDREKVNVNGGAIALGHPLGSSGTRILTTLAHELRRRGGGYGLATLCIGVGQGLAMVIEA
- a CDS encoding maleylacetate reductase — translated: MPEPFVHVGLPSRIVLGPGALDNVPNEVDLLKIAKVLLIATKSVRNEADLLELALQDRFAGRIDGVKQHVPAERAEAARAKAREVDATGIIAIGGGSAIGLAKAIALTSQLPIIAIPTTYAGSEMTPVWGETADGDKTTGTDLAVLPKTVVYDPLLSRRLPLDITAASVANALAHCVEATWTAKADPITEVTAVEGVRALREGLQAVLTMPTDLDARSNLLYGASLAGSALASAGTGIHHKLCHLLGGAYNLPHAETHAAVLPQVARHKAIGRAKQRLEAALKAEDLAAGLFDLFTEARVPTSLKELGLTEDQARDAADRFAAAHPEEDKKVITDILLRAWSGTRPEGGTR
- a CDS encoding CoA-transferase subunit beta; the encoded protein is MSDWDSADMMNVAAARELKNGDVCLVGVGPPNLAANLARRTHAPNCRLVYESGAIDAKPRRLPLSIGDDDLAATAIAVVSVPEMFNFWVGAGRIDVGFLGAAQIDRFGNINTTVIGSHAHPTTRLPGAGGAPEIAAAAGRVIVIVKQSPRTFVEQVDFVSSVGYGPTGRERRTPNGDDRIAGPAGTGPTAASPMGAGPMGAGPTGAGPMGTGPTGAGPMGTGLTGAGPMGAGLTGAGLTGDGPRGAGPTLVITDYGVLEPDPETNELTMTRLHQGVTVEAAREATGWQLKVADGIQDVPPPTETELAALRSLRNRETADA
- a CDS encoding CoA transferase subunit A, with product MTVPLADAIAEHVHDGDTVALEGFTHLIPFAAAHEIARQGRRQLTLVRMTPDLVYDQLIGLGVADKLVFSYGGNPGVGSLHRLRDAVENHWPHRLAVQEHSHAGLANAYSAGAARLPFAVLRGYRGTDLEEQRDIISRVTCPFTGEELAAVRAVNPDVTVIHAQLADRDGNVMLWGITGVQREAALAAKRAIVTVEEVVDNFPEHTGAVILPNWVLAAVCVVPNGAWPSYAAGYSVRDNDFYLEWDKISRDREAFLDWAAANGLPAGKEDTHV
- a CDS encoding IclR family transcriptional regulator domain-containing protein, whose amino-acid sequence is MAAEASMGTFLQGLERGLAVIRAFSADAPSLTLSEVARDVGITPATARRILLTLEELGYVRSDGRRFSLTPRVLALGWAYLSSLDLGDIAGPFMEELSAKTRESCSIATLDLPDIVYVARVPTSRIMTVALGVGARLPAYATSMGRVLLAGLPEEELSAYLESLEAEAHTEHTVTSADELREVVARAGVDGYALVDQELELGLRSIAVPIRDSRGRPVAALNVSAHASRTSRAALRSDVLHPLQECAESISTALRRRGRI
- a CDS encoding SIS domain-containing protein, whose product is MSTPVPAPATQMAREIAEQPAALAATFDSLLPLRHDVTRLAAGRRNVIFVARGSSDNAGVYGRYLTEIHAGRQASLAAPSVATLYGANLDLSNSLVVAVSQSGATQEIVDTAEWAKRNGAAVVGITNDGDSPLASTADVALITQAGKELAVPATKTYTTQLAAITVAVDALAQKPGTLDADIARVPDAAAKMLEGSVEAAADLLAGAHDVLSSGRGLTFGTTLEVALKLEETCLQPVRGLSYADLKHGPIAVVDADLVTILVAAADGPALPGMTELAAIVREKGSKILGIGGDATFASRCDVNLPGPDLPETLSPLALVIPAQRAIEALARKLGLDPDAPRGLRKVTQTD
- a CDS encoding GntR family transcriptional regulator; translated protein: MVATKRAQVRSVLERLIDVELHPGDPIPSERALVDKLNVSRVTVRQAISDLVESGALERVHGKGTFVTGPQVDSQLHLTSFSREMRARGLEPGTVVLSATEIEASDETAKGLRVPKGTKVIRVERLRTADASPMAYEIGYYPSALFPGLLGRELGTLYDVFASEYDVVVTSGEQTVRADNADGHVARVLGVARRAPLLVLERTTFAGRKVVELSWSAYRADRYRLHMALTPRGPRTGSA